TTGAGCTGGATTCGTAGTGTTAACGGCACCCTCGGGCATCTGGCGCCGGAACATATCGCACGCAAGATGCGCCGTGCCTTCATGACCCCGCGCAACCGGCCGCCGCGAGACTGGGAGCTGCCGCTGCTGGCCCGCGCCGAGCGCATCACCTTGCGTTTCGGCCTCTCGGCACTGCGCTGGGGCCAGGGCCCGACCGTGCTGCTGATGCACGGCTGGGAAGGGCGCCCGACCCAGTTCGCCCACCTGATCGACAGCCTGGTCGACGCCGGTTACACCGCCGTGGCCCTGGAAGGCCCGGCCCATGGCCGCTCGCCGGGCAACGAAGCTAACGTGGTGCTGTTCGCCCGTGCCTTGCTGGAAGCCGCCGCCGAACTGCCGCCGCTCAAGGCCGTGGTTGGCCATTCCATGGGCGGCGCCAGCATGCTCCTGGCGTTGCAGTGGGGGCTGCGCGCCGAAGTGGCGGTGAGCATCGCCGCGCCGGCGCAGTTGC
This portion of the Pseudomonas sp. SORT22 genome encodes:
- a CDS encoding alpha/beta fold hydrolase — translated: MNTLSWIRSVNGTLGHLAPEHIARKMRRAFMTPRNRPPRDWELPLLARAERITLRFGLSALRWGQGPTVLLMHGWEGRPTQFAHLIDSLVDAGYTAVALEGPAHGRSPGNEANVVLFARALLEAAAELPPLKAVVGHSMGGASMLLALQWGLRAEVAVSIAAPAQLLGVIRGFARHLGMPARARAAFIRQIERDVGVQISRLDVSGYQLELPGLIVHAEDDQLVPVDESDAIHRAWFDSRLLRLPDGGHLRVLADPQVREGVLALLQRSSSPARQSA